In one window of Epinephelus fuscoguttatus linkage group LG20, E.fuscoguttatus.final_Chr_v1 DNA:
- the LOC125880894 gene encoding tryptase-like yields the protein MMAASTLWFLLMCTALAGQGSEAQDCGMAPLNTRIVGGENATAGAWPWMVSLHINFAALHICGGTLISDQWVLTAAQCIILNFPSVWTLYFGRETQSGPNVNEVNRTVSQIIIHPDYNNEPFNNDIALMKLSSPVTFNDYIRPVCLASNSSEFHNSTPCWATGWGSRNRTEPPFDALQEVQVPVIGENQCSCNYLSIVNITDQMICAGEENKGICLGDGGGPLQCKQNTKWIQAGITSFGVPCALGDFPEVYARVSEFQDWIMEQVAGSNVSFVSFTSSGTDPDDSFVCPSLNATTVAPNITATAAPNMTAPVVPALNSTGPPTTSSAPSTVAAELGLMIILVTVFLQHIVAI from the exons ATGATGGCAGCCTCGACTCTGTGGTTTCTCCTGATGTGTACTGCCCTTGCTGGGCAAG GGTCAGAGGCTCAGG ATTGTGGAATGGCACCTCTGAACACAAGAATTGTGGGTGGTGAGAATGCCACAGCTGGGGCATGGCCTTGGATGGTCAGCCTGCACATCAATTTTGCAGCACTTCACATCTGTGGGGGGACCCTCATCAGTGACCAGTGGGTCCTCACAGCAGCCCAGTGCATCATATT GAATTTTCCTAGTGTATGGACTCTCTACTTCGGACGAGAGACTCAGTCCGGCCCTAATGTTAATGAGGTGAACCGCACTGTGTCCCAGATCATCATCCATCCTGACTACAACAATGAGCCGTTCAACAATGACATTGCCCTGATGAAGCTCAGCAGCCCTGTCACTTTTAATGACTACATCAGACCTGTCTGCTTGGCAAGTAACTCCAGCGAGTTTCATAACTCCACCCCCTGCTGGGCCACTGGTTGGGGCTCACGTAACAGGACTG AGCCCCCCTTTGACGCACTGCAGGAGGTTCAGGTTCCTGTCATTGGAGAAAATCAGTGCAGTTGTAACTACCTCTCAATTGTTAACATCACTGACCAAATGATTTGTGCGGGAGAAGAGAACAAAGGAATATGTCTG GGGGATGGTGGTGGACCTTTGCAATGCAAACAAAACACCAAGTGGATCCAGGCTGGCATTACCAGTTTTGGAGTACCTTGTGCTCTGGGTGATTTCCCTGAAGTCTATGCCCGAGTGTCTGAATTCCAGGATTGGATCATGGAACAAGTGGCGGGGTCAAATGTTAGCTTTGTGTCATTCACCTCCAGTGGCACCGACCCAGATGACAGCTTTGTGTGTCCCAGCTTAAATGCAACCACAGTGGCGCCAAATATAACTGCCACAGCAGCTCCAAATATGACTGCCCCAGTGGTTCCAGCTTTGAATTCCACAGGTCCTCCAACTACATCTTCCGCACCATCAACTGTTGCAGCTGAGCTCGGATTGATGATCATCTTGGTGACAGTGTTCCTGCAGCACATTGTAGCTATCTAG
- the aldoab gene encoding aldolase a, fructose-bisphosphate, b isoform X1 has translation MPHAYPFLTPEQKKELSDIAQRIVAPGKGILAADESTGSVAKRFQSINAENTEENRRLYRQLLFTADDRISPCIGGVILFHETMYQKTDDGKPFPQYLKERGMVVGIKVDKGVVPLAGTNGETTTQGLDGLYERCAQYKKDGADFAKWRCVLKITPTTPSRLAIIENANVLARYASICQMHGIVPIVEPEILPDGDHDLKRCQYITEKVLAAVYKALSDHHVYLEGTLLKPNMVTPGHSSSHKYSNQEIAMATVTALRRTVPPAVPGITFLSGGQSEEEASINLNAMNQCPLHRPWALTFSYGRALQASALKAWAGKKENGKACQDEFIKRALANSQACVGKYVSAGGSTAGGESLFVANHAY, from the exons ATGCCTCACGCATACCCCTTCCTCACTCCTGAGCAGAAGAAGGAGCTCAGTGATATTGCTCAGAGGATCGTCGCTCCCGGCAAGGGAATCCTCGCCGCAGATGAGTCCACTG GCAGCGTTGCCAAGCGCTTCCAGAGCATCAATGCTGAGAACACTGAGGAGAACAGGAGGCTGTACCGCCAGCTCCTCTTCACCGCTGATGACCGCATCAGCCCTTGCATTGGTGGCGTCATCCTCTTCCATGAGACCATGTACCAGAAGACCGACGATGGCAAGCCCTTCCCCCAGTACCTTAAAGAGAGAGGCATGGTGGTGGGCATCAAGGTTGACAAAGGTGTTGTCCCCCTGGCCGGAACCAACGGCGAGACAACCACCCAGG GTCTCGATGGACTGTATGAGCGCTGCGCCCAGTACAAGAAGGATGGTGCTGACTTTGCCAAGTGGCGCTGTGTGCTGAAGATCACCCCCACCACTCCCTCAAGACTGGCCATCATTGAGAATGCCAATGTCCTGGCCCGCTATGCCAGCATCTGCCAGATG CACGGCATTGTCCCCATTGTGGAGCCTGAGATCCTCCCTGATGGTGACCATGACCTGAAGCGCTGCCAGTACATCACTGAGAAAGTCTTGGCTGCCGTCTACAAGGCACTGTCCGACCACCATGTCTACCTGGAGGGCACCCTGCTCAAGCCCAACATGGTTACCCCCGGACACTCCTCCTCACACAAGTACAGCAACCAGGAGATTGCCATGGCCACTGTGACTGCCCTGCGCCGCACTGTGCCCCCTGCAGTCCCTG GCATTACTTTCCTGTCTGGTGGCCAGAGTGAGGAGGAAGCCTCTATCAATCTGAACGCCATGAACCAGTGCCCTCTGCACAGGCCCTGGGCCCTGACCTTCTCATACGGCCGTGCCCTGCAGGCCTCTGCCCTCAAAGCATGGGCCGGCAAGAAGGAGAATGGAAAGGCATGCCAGGATGAGTTCATCAAGAGGGCTCTG GCTAACAGCCAGGCCTGTGTGGGCAAATATGTGTCTGCTGGAGGCAGCACTGCTGGCGGAGAGTCACTGTTTGTGGCCAACCACGCTTATTAA
- the aldoab gene encoding aldolase a, fructose-bisphosphate, b isoform X2, producing the protein MPHAYPFLTPEQKKELSDIAQRIVAPGKGILAADESTGSVAKRFQSINAENTEENRRLYRQLLFTADDRISPCIGGVILFHETMYQKTDDGKPFPQYLKERGMVVGIKVDKGVVPLAGTNGETTTQGLDGLYERCAQYKKDGADFAKWRCVLKITPTTPSRLAIIENANVLARYASICQMHGIVPIVEPEILPDGDHDLKRCQYVTEKVLAAVYKALSDHHVYLEGTLLKPNMVTPGHSSSHKYSNQEIAMATVTALHCAPAVPGITFLSGGQSEEEASINLNAMNQCPLHRPWALTFSYGRALQASALKAWAGKKENGKACQDEFIKRALANSQACVGKYVSAGGSTAGGESLFVANHAY; encoded by the exons ATGCCTCACGCATACCCCTTCCTCACTCCTGAGCAGAAGAAGGAGCTCAGTGATATTGCTCAGAGGATCGTCGCTCCCGGCAAGGGAATCCTCGCCGCAGATGAGTCCACTG GCAGCGTTGCCAAGCGCTTCCAGAGCATCAATGCTGAGAACACTGAGGAGAACAGGAGGCTGTACCGCCAGCTCCTCTTCACCGCTGATGACCGCATCAGCCCTTGCATTGGTGGCGTCATCCTCTTCCATGAGACCATGTACCAGAAGACCGACGATGGCAAGCCCTTCCCCCAGTACCTTAAAGAGAGAGGCATGGTGGTGGGCATCAAGGTTGACAAAGGTGTTGTCCCCCTGGCCGGAACCAACGGCGAGACAACCACCCAGG GTCTCGATGGACTGTATGAGCGCTGCGCCCAGTACAAGAAGGATGGTGCTGACTTTGCCAAGTGGCGCTGTGTGCTGAAGATCACCCCCACCACTCCCTCAAGACTGGCCATCATTGAGAATGCCAATGTCCTGGCCCGCTATGCCAGCATCTGCCAGATG CACGGCATTGTCCCCATTGTGGAGCCTGAGATCCTCCCTGATGGTGACCATGACCTGAAGCGCTGCCAGTACGTCACTGAGAAAGTCTTGGCTGCCGTCTACAAGGCACTGTCCGACCACCATGTCTACCTGGAGGGCACCCTGCTCAAGCCCAACATGGTTACCCCCGGACACTCCTCCTCACACAAGTACAGCAACCAGGAGATTGCCATGGCCACTGTGACTGCCCTGCACTGTGCCCCTGCAGTCCCTG GCATTACTTTCCTGTCTGGTGGCCAGAGTGAGGAGGAAGCCTCTATCAATCTGAACGCCATGAACCAGTGCCCTCTGCACAGGCCCTGGGCCCTGACCTTCTCATACGGCCGTGCCCTGCAGGCCTCTGCCCTCAAAGCATGGGCCGGCAAGAAGGAGAATGGAAAGGCATGCCAGGATGAGTTCATCAAGAGGGCTCTG GCTAACAGCCAGGCCTGTGTGGGCAAATATGTGTCTGCTGGAGGCAGCACTGCTGGCGGAGAGTCACTGTTTGTGGCCAACCACGCTTATTAA